The genomic window TTTCACCGAAGGCTTGCTTGATGAGTCTCAAATAGCTTCGTGCATGTTTTACTAGAACTCCAGCTCGAAAGTTGAAAGTTCTTCAAAtcatgttaaagcattgctgtgAGTGTTTTACAAAAattatagcactcaaagagtgggggagagacaaatatagcatgaggcaGACAAAAGTCCATCCCAATTTTGAGGTAGACTTCTTCCAAATATTATACTATgatatgcatagtatgctttgaaattTAGtcattaatgaggtatttaagtaatagttagacttcagaccacaggggtctaagtaatttagtaacctgatggccctgtgtcgtggcgcctgagcgaagcaaaggtgctactacagggcctgagggttactaaattacttagacccctgtggtctgaagtctaagttatttagaccctttatgtagttcttgtaccttaacattgttgacagctgcttgtaacagagaaatgtagcgttcattagtagaaacaagccattactccacctGTAACAACAGTTActggtttaaaattaattttcaggtggtgatgcgttgccaacgctaccagtgcaggtgcatgtaataaacatgaatagggtctaagtaaacatgaaagggtctaagtaaacatgaaaagggtctaagtaacttagacacctccaaaatccaccaagtCCACAACAAAGAGGGTCTAAAATCCattagaccctttttgtggtgaattttggaggtgtctaagttacttagacccttttcatgtttacttagaccctttcatgtttagttagacccttttcatgtttattacgcgcacccggactggtagcgttggcaacgcatcgccacctgaaaattaattttaaacccgtaactgttgttacgggtggagtaatggcttgtttctactaatgaacgctacatttctctgtcacaagcagctgtcaacaatgttaaggtacaacaactacataaagggtctaaataacttagacttcagaccacaggggtctaagtaatttagtaaccctcaggccctgtagtagcgccttcgcttcgctcaggcgccacgacacagggccatcggttactaaattacttagacccctgtggtctgaagtctaactattacatagaTACTcagggtaggtatctaaactggttagatacctgTGACAATTTTTTTGTCACGTACTTTGCTTGATTCCAGTCATaatagccatcagaaatcatcgcTAGAGTGTAAAAAAAGCATCACTGGATCATAAAGATGATCATaatcatctaggaagcctatcAGTGAGTTATTTTAGTACTACGTAATTCGATCAGGAAGCAGCTATTGTAGCAGTGACCAGAGCCAGAGTCGTatgagccatagtctaaatcgGTTATTGCCAAATCCAcggtatcttcgctattttagagacctttgGAATGGCACATAATCACCTCGGGCTTCGCTTTTGGTTActattgtgccattcctcaggttTTTAATATAGTGAAGACTcctggatttgtgcaataaccAATACTTATAACAGTGATATAGTTTTGTATTTTGTTTATACAACATCGCATTAGAAGTGATTGCGGGTCTAAGTGTACCACAATTGGATACTCACACAAAATGTACCAAATGTcaccattttcacacattttcattctatttttattatttctctgttatctatagcaACAATGGACTGGCTGTCAGTCAGAACAGCAATAAATTCCACTTAATATAGCAACTACGTACACCAAAGAAATTAATAAATCAACTATAATTCACAACTAAAACAAGCTACAGTACGTAGACAGGACTTGGTTTAATTAGCAAATGTATAGTGCTTATTCTGTACTCCATATGAAAGTGGGAGGACATTTTATTAAAGATAACAGTACCATAAAGGAGAAAAATTTCTTAGGGCAAAAGTTTCTTATTTCGTTGTTTCAAAACAAACCGCTAAAGTTTCCCCGCTAAATTAAAATAATTTACTACCTACACCCTAAATTTAGCTTTACTGTGAATCTTACTGATAagccttaactacaaaacttttGCCCAGCAAATTTTGTATGTACTTCTACTCCATCATAAATACTCACCCATTACTCATGTTCTCCttattttcttactctccatgaacaggggaatccgATGGTATGTATATTTTATTGATTCAAGCTTTGTATCACTGTGTACATACTGTGTACATACTGAAACAATTAAAATGTGTGTAAAATTATTGTGCAGCATGCAAGTCTATTTTTGCAAAAATGACAGATTTTCAATCAGTCGTAACAAAAGATTTCATAGTCATTTAACAATACATAGACCATAGCAATTATTAAATAagagaaattatttaatttcaATGGCTACTTACAACTACATACCTTAATCCTACAGGTGTCTTGTTTTCATCTCACTGTCTCTCTGAGCTTGGAGTGGTGAAATTATCCACCTGTAACATGCAAACAAGTGCTTAACTGGATAATAAAAGCTGTACTTATTATTAACACTGCAATCAAATATTTCTCACTGTGTGCACATGTTCATATATATAATGTTTAAGCAGctacaatatgtgacccactgagtgaaaaccagacttgtttgcataattctgtttgaGATAAATACCATTGAAATTAAGGCTCAAACGATTAGCTGAATATTCGGATTAATATTCGTTTGCTTTGTAGCCGAATAATAAAAGTAACAAACGATTATTCGCACGTGATCATTTACATGGTGACACGTGATTAGTTGTCAGTAGTTAATGAAGTGGAAGATGATGCTAATGAAAGTAACAACAAGGAAAGGACTATGGTGATAATGTGAAGAGTAGTAATAGaattaggcagccactaattggtgaagatgtactaATTCCACAGTGAATCGCCATAAGAGCAAGATTTTGTATGGGATTCGTGGCTTACTCCAGGTACTTCTATTTTGTTACAATCACTTTTTTTCTATCACAGTATCGCTGTgataatcctttcagaaagggcATTATGGCATCTCTTTCATAAAGTTATTCATACAAAGCCATAAAGCTGTTTGTGGTTATTTGTAGGCTTCTTGGTAGTGGCTGCTTTAGTTACTGAAttgcaatgaaaccttacacaGATTATTTGACTAATTTCGTTAAAGCTGAGCAAATATTCAAATACAGTAAACCGCTATTCATTTCAGCCCTAATTGTGATCATTGCATAAAAATatgtgctacataaataattttatgcacgTTTTAACTAGAGTATAAACGAATACTCTGAAATTCGAATGTTCGTTCGCTTGGGAGCATTCGAATACAAATTCATAACATTCGAATCTTTACGTGGGCGCCCACCAATGTATATAATTAGGCCACGTGCAGCTGAAATAGTACAGGACATGACACGCGCCAGGTGTCAAGTTGTTAACATGTACTTCAGGTGCATGTGAAGCCAAAAACGCTACAAGCGACAGCTAGCGCACCAGGTGTGAGATTGATTACAGCGATAAAACTACTACTTCGTTACTGTTTACACTCACTTTACTGTCTATATCAAAGAGCATTTCAACAAGTAAGTGCATAGACTCCTCACAACAATAAGTCTTACTCCTTAGATTCAATAAATTAAAAATATggattgtgggttttaaataTTATAAACATTCAAATAATCCGTagtttttcattcaaacattCGAATGCTCAATTCTagcattcgtttatgcactagttttaattgcttcagtagaCAGTAAAGGAAGAGTCGAATCGAAATATTTACTATACCAACGgatttgcctcttcatggagagtaataagaatatctttgtttcgtttctgtaccaAGAAGCAAACACGAGTTACCCTTGTTTACGTGTATTTATTTATGTTGCAGCAAAACATTACTTTATTGCTGCCATttttaagcttgaacagccttcttgcttgatAGCATTGGTGTGTATTTAGGCCAAAACTATaacttgatgaatgccccagttcatggtgaatagaatgacacaagtcaCAACTCTGTATTTTTGGAAtgacactgtatttatatggcttccccataggaaatgtattgtgaaaattttgattggccataaatgttatgtcaaacatttgaacaaaaagattttgaaatatttttagcgggtcaagcagtactacaaatgagccaaatttcaggatcgtgtgtaattgcatccatgagttattaaatgtttttgagggttcagctcaacgtgaacatactatagacatTTGATATTTCATTCTCATCATTTACCATATCAAGGTTGTTTAACCTCTTTTTATGGGTGAAGGTCATCTTAACAGGGAGTTTTTGAAATAGAGCTGCAGGGCCTTAGGGTTTGCAAGTTCGGTAGAGCTTTCTGTTTCAAAATGTAATACACCACAATTCATTGTATTTCCACAGCTGCTTGTAATATAGAAATAGTGAGAAATGTCTGAATATAGTAAGATCATACCTCCCTTGGTGACTTTTACTATCCAGAACGAAGTTATCATATTTTGTAAAGTTTCACAGATAGGGATCTATTGAACGGTTCTATTTACACACCAGTAagcagccaatcaaatttaagTATTTCATCTTGCAGTTTTCAAGCCTTTGCGACAATTTAGACAAATGAGCCATTTATTTGTCTAAATAAATGCCGCAAATGAACCAGTTGCGGCATTTATTAGGATTAAAATCAATGTGCTGACTGTCAAATTTGACCACCGCTCAATGCTCGAAAACGATGTTGAAGTCCTTATTATCAAAAGTAATGATTGAAGCACTTGAGTGTGGCTAATATTGAAGAtgcggcatttaaccaagtacaGGGTGTATGTAAACATAAAATGACAGGAAACAACTTGTTTTGTTTGAAAACCACCAAGAAAACAATCTCCTGGCCTGAAAACTACACAACATTAGTtttgaacacacacacacacacacacgcgcgcgcgcacacgcacacactggTTTGTAGCTAACATATGTTCATACTGTAAACCTGTTTTATAATGTTCTAGCCAGATTCCAAACCCACTACAGGATACTGACTGGGTAAATTACCTTTTGACCCAAAATtccactatagtggctttgcATTATTGAAATGAATCAATCTCTGCAATTTCCACATATCAGAGCATTTAACAGAATCCTTGTTAGAGTGATGAATAAGTTTCAGTATTGGAGTGAAAGGCCGTCAATTTCAAGAAGACAAGAATGCATAATTCTTTTTCAAAAAGTAAATGGCCATAACTTCTATATACGTACTTTAATGTACAGACACGTAATAAAAATTAGCCACATCATGCCCCAGTAAAATGACAGCTGGTTTTTGCTGAAAGGAACAACTGTTTCAAAGCTATGAATGCGTAAAGAGAAGTTGTGAAAATTGTGAAGTGCAAATGCTTGGGGTGTCGAGGTTTCTCAATAGACATGGTAGTCTTCAAGGAGATCAATTCTATAGTGGGACTTTGTAACAAAGGTAAGCGAATCAGGCAATACAAGGTTGAAGCAGCTACAAACGTGTTTTGCAAACTGTTTCAGGGACAAAAGGGTTTACTACTTAAATTATTAATTAAAGAACAACTTGGCGACTCTGTATGTAACAAGAACGCGTCCCAGTGTGTAAAGATAAGATATAAGAACAGTctactttaaaaaaaaaaaccaaaaaaaaacctAAATTACACAATACCAGACCTCATACGTACATATTTTCAATGTGTAAGCAAAATACCagtacacaaacaaacacattgGCATTATGATATCCAATTACATAAATTCAATACCACTAAACCAGTGAAGCTACAAACTTATGAATACATACTGTACTTGTTAAGTGTCCATTTGGTGGTGTGAGTTAAGTTCACTATCAATATTATGACAATATAGTACAATTAGAGTGGGTGTCCAATgggccttatccgaaattacgtcacaaatAAAAATGGAGCCTTTAGTAGGGGGGACACGTGAACTGATTCAATGGAAGATTCGAGCGATTTGGAGAATATCTCCGTAGTAGTGGAAGATATTAAGAGTTTTTCTACAGGTATAACAGCACCATGGTATAGCGAATTAATTTATTCCTACTTTACAGTGCGAGAGGCACGAGGCTGCTCAGCTGATGTTGGCGATTATGACGGTGCCAAAGACAATGACGGCGAATTCGATTACAATGAAGAAGTGAAGCATAGACCGCCCACCAAGAAGACACCAAATGATTGTAATAAGCCTCCAAGTCCAAATGGCAATAACGTTGGTGAGCGCACTACACTAGTGCCGCAAGGTGAGTAGTTGAAGTTGGATGTACAGTTTCTGTATGGCTTAGCTTGAACGATATGCGGATTAAGCCATTACATCTACTACTGCTGCTGCAATTAATTTTGCCTTGTATTTTTATAGGAGATGTAAATGCCGCACAGAACCATTTGGTACACCTCTCTAGAAGTAAGGAGGAATGGCGTGGAGATTATTGTTGTGTGCCACTTTGCCGAAATTCTAGTGCCCAAAATGCATGCAGAGAGGAGCTAGGATTGCCTAGAGTTTCTTTTCATAGCTTTCCAGATGTGAACACAGAAAAAGGGAAACAATGGATAGCAAAAATACGCCGAGACCCAGGTTTAGCTTTTACTATTAACAAGTACACTAAAATTTGTTCACAACACTTCACTACTGATGACTTTGTAACCTCACCTGTGCCTGGATACTCTCCAGTGAGATCCCGTTTGAAAGCATCTGCTGTTCCAACAGTTTTTTCGTGGAATGCAAAGAAACAATGTGAAACTGTGACATCTAAAATAGCCTCCTTAGCCATTCAGCGTAAAGACTATCAGTTGTTAGATACAGGTGGAAGTTCAGATGTCCTGAGCATCAATGAGGATGTTGATTCCTTTCATACATGTGGAAGATTCTTTTGAACCAGTTAATCTTTTGGATGAAGTTGACCATTTGAGGGAAAAAATTTCTCAGTTACAAGCTGAACTTGAATTGGCAAAGGATGCCGCCACAAGGTCACTTTTTTGCCTACAGAACATCAAAGATAATGATGAAGATGTGAAATACTATACAGGATTTCCAGATTACGCTACTCTCTTAGCTTTCTTTGAAGTGCTTTTAGAATCAGATGCAACTGTTATGCGTCAGTGGGATGGCAAGAACTGTAAGAGTAACTATGATGATGAAAGCAAACGTGGATGGCATTGCAAGTTGCCATTACTTGAACAATTTTTTCTGACTTTAGTGAGACTACGTCTTGGGCTTTTTGAATATGATTTATCTAAAAGATTTGATATATCACAGGCCACAGTCTCAAGAATAACAGCCACATGGATCAATTTGTTGTACCGTACTCTGAAAGGGATTGAAACATTCCCTCTTTGGCACATAGTCAAGAAGTACATGCCAGAGTTGTTCAAGAAACAATATCCAGATACTAGAGTGATTATAGATGCGACTGAGTTTTATGTTGAGCGTCCATCATCACTACTATCACAGTGCAGTACATTTTCTGCTTACAAAAACAATAACACAGTTAAAGTTCTTATAGGGATCACTCCAAGTGGTGTCATTTCTTTCGTCTCCAAATGCTATGAAGGATCTATTTCTGATAGAAAGTTGGTTGAAGTTAGTGGTCTTTTGGAAAAACTGGAACCAGGGGACCAAATTATGGCTGATAAGGGTTTTCAGATCCAAGACCTGCTTGCACCACTTGGAGTACAATTAACTATACCTCCTTTTCTGGCAAGTAAAGCACAAATGGCAGCTAGTGATGTGATTGTAACTAAGAAAATTGCCAATCTACGAGTACACGTGGAAAGGGCAATTGGACGTGTAAAAGAGTTTCGAATTTTAAAGAACACAATTCCAGCCACCATGTGGGATTCAATCAATGAAGTTGTTTATGTTTGCTGCATGATAACCAACTTCAGCCCTCCCTTAGTTAGTTAACATTGCTTTTACTTGTTACGTTTTAAAAGAAATTGTACACAATATGTCCAGTGAATCATAAATTATTACATTGTAACTTTAACACAGAAATATTTACATTATTATTAATCAGACACTGTAGAATTGTAATGATTCTGTCCATTGTATATAATTAAAAGTGGTCGTGGGTTCACAGTGCTCCATTGGTTACACAATTCATCTGTTGTCAGTGGAATGAAAATTCCTCCCCTCATTTTGGGCATTACTGGTGGAGGTGTACAGACAAACTTCCGTGCAAAGGTACAAGTCTGGTCACTTGTAGCAGTTAAAACAACTATGTCTCTTTGCATGCCAATGGCAAGTAAGCGAAGCTCAATATCACCTCCCCAAGTCGTAGTTAGAGGAATCTCTTGACATTTTTGTAACCACTGAACAACAGTTAGTCCGCTTTCTTTGCAAA from Dysidea avara chromosome 2, odDysAvar1.4, whole genome shotgun sequence includes these protein-coding regions:
- the LOC136248176 gene encoding uncharacterized protein; this encodes MSQLTLNDLDINISNDEKDISNVLAFKGSKEHHIRKETSRDNHSVREARGCSADVGDYDGAKDNDGEFDYNEEVKHRPPTKKTPNDCNKPPSPNGNNVGERTTLVPQGDVNAAQNHLVHLSRSKEEWRGDYCCVPLCRNSSAQNACREELGLPRVSFHSFPDVNTEKGKQWIAKIRRDPGLAFTINKYTKICSQHFTTDDFVTSPVPGYSPVRSRLKASAVPTVFSWNAKKQCETVTSKIASLAIQRKDYQLLDTDSFEPVNLLDEVDHLREKISQLQAELELAKDAATRSLFCLQNIKDNDEDVKYYTGFPDYATLLAFFEVLLESDATVMRQWDGKNCKSNYDDESKRGWHCKLPLLEQFFLTLVRLRLGLFEYDLSKRFDISQATVSRITATWINLLYRTLKGIETFPLWHIVKKYMPELFKKQYPDTRVIIDATEFYVERPSSLLSQCSTFSAYKNNNTVKVLIGITPSGVISFVSKCYEGSISDRKLVEVSGLLEKLEPGDQIMADKGFQIQDLLAPLGVQLTIPPFLASKAQMAASDVIVTKKIANLRVHVERAIGRVKEFRILKNTIPATMWDSINEVVYVCCMITNFSPPLVS